In Cydia fagiglandana chromosome 3, ilCydFagi1.1, whole genome shotgun sequence, the following are encoded in one genomic region:
- the LOC134680172 gene encoding 5'-nucleotidase domain-containing protein 3, with the protein MSFLSIFGVIKRINFKLSHTVPKNGDVRCTRQFSTRELLKEAYCRTKLKCRSKKLPQDVNPRGVFACNELDLSEVQVYGFDYDYTLAHYKPTLEHLLYNLGRDLLLEKYKYPAEILTLEYKPNFAVRGLHYDIEKGLLLKLDSFLQIQFGAVYRGLTPVSTEEVLKIYKNRIIPIAYVEGDMRAHKANRAKMVHLADLFSVPEMGLLCNVAEYFIRNHIDYHPEILFLDVKNSVQSCHPIMHKIVAQNVEEYIRPNPDLRKYFQMLQQSDKKLFLVTNSPYHFVNAGMEMLVGLDWRDFFDVVIVNANKPKFFTEVSRPIRVFDKNANTHIWEKVTSLEKGIIYYEGTVKQLQDLTGWSGHQVLYFGDHPYSDLADVTLEHGWRTGAIINELTHEINTLNTQQFKENANWLQMLTQLIEDHQDYKEPEAVEVLAQWMAERDFLRNEIKAVFNAQFGSVFRTYHNPTYFSRRLFRFADIYTSNIRNLLNYSLTHTFYPRRGVMPHEYGSYFV; encoded by the exons ATGAGTTTCCTTTCTATATTCGGTGTAATTAAAAGAATAAACTTCAAGTTATCTCACACTGTCCCAAAGAATGGTGACGTTAGATGTACTCGACAGTTTTCAACGCGCGAATTACTGAAGGAAGCATATTGTCGCACGAAATTGAAATGCCGAT CCAAGAAGCTCCCTCAAGATGTTAATCCGCGAGGTGTGTTCGCCTGCAATGAGCTGGATCTCTCCGAAGTGCAGGTGTATGGATTTGACTATGACTACACACTGGCACATTACAAACCTACCCTGGAGCATTTACTCTACAACCTCGGCAGAGATTTATTGCTGGAAAAATATAAG tatcCAGCAGAAATATTAACACTAGAGTATAAACCAAATTTTGCCGTAAGAGGTCTCCATTATGATATTGAAAAAGGCCTGCTACTGAAGTTGGATTCATTCCTCCAAATACAATTTGGAGCGGTTTACCGAGGGCTGACACCTGTGTCTACAGAAGAGGTTCTCAAGATATACAAGAATAGGATCATTCCTATAGCTTATGTGGAAGGTGACATGAGAGCTCACAAA GCCAACAGAGCGAAGATGGTGCATCTAGCAGACTTGTTTTCCGTGCCAGAAATGGGACTGCTATGCAACgtggcagaatatttcattagAAACCATATTGATTACCATCCCGAGATCCTCTTCTTAGATGTTAAG AACTCTGTACAAAGCTGTCACCCCATAATGCATAAGATCGTGGCACAGAACGTGGAAGAGTATATCAGGCCTAACCCGGACCTCAGAAAGTACTTCCAGATGTTGCAGCAATCGGATAAGAAGTTGTTCCTGGTTACAAACAGTCCGTACCACTTTGT TAACGCGGGCATGGAAATGCTGGTGGGCCTGGACTGGCGAGATTTCTTCGACGTGGTGATCGTGAACGCGAACAAGCCCAAGTTCTTCACCGAGGTGTCGCGCCCCATCAGAGTGTTCGACAAGAACGCCAACACGCACATCTGGGAGAAGGTCACTTCATTAGAGAAAGGCATCATTTATTATGAG ggCACAGTGAAGCAGCTACAAGACCTAACGGGCTGGAGCGGGCACCAGGTGCTGTACTTCGGCGACCACCCGTACAGCGACCTCGCCGACGTCACCCTCGAGCACGGCTGGCGGACCGGCGCCATCATCAACGAGCTCACG CACGAGATAAACACGCTGAACACGCAGCAGTTCAAGGAGAACGCGAACTGGCTGCAGATGCTCACGCAGCTCATCGAGGACCACCAGGACTACAAGGAGCCCGAGGCTGTGGAGGTCCTTGCGCAGTGGATGGCAGAGAGGGACTTCCTGAG GAATGAGATCAAAGCAGTGTTCAACGCCCAGTTCGGCAGTGTGTTTCGGACTTACCACAACCCCACGTACTTCTCGAGGAGGTTGTTCCGTTTCGCGGACATCTACACGTCTAATATAAGGAATCTGCTCAACTACTCGTTAACGCATACGTTTTATCCACGCCGCGGTGTTATGCCACACGAATATGGATCCTATTTCGTTTAG
- the LOC134680137 gene encoding protein-cysteine N-palmitoyltransferase Rasp, with protein sequence MVRTFNMKYLKYWYILSSIIYMLAYTGIKQMTLVVFQPIIYLAVIFYGGGKTILWTLSIGLLFCFNVMKYKNFFWDIFDAENFYDEEIYLTLVCTSWIELRCISFCIDYIDMKHKLNVTKIDVVTNMLSYIFYLPLMHTGPIVLYENFEKSLYVKSNDITKRMKGFIVDMILFSIYTFLLDLAFHYIYFYAMQNEIEPYYSWMASKAITDLPTMALCGGGLWMGLEFHMKYVIFYGTTSAFARLDNIEAPPNPRCIARVHVYSHMWRYFDVGLYKFLIKYIYKPSLSVIPRYINLPVTILKLTASFFTFIFIFFWHGTVWDIFVWSALNFIGITLEQLGKSAATTETYKWFKKEVLRTDEMEIRFLAMVCTPLLIMSAISNFYLFAGSKVANIFFACFLQPSSWNSVIVTLAMYSCCHVSIALQNVPSRTYIDYENSNLKPAKLCKKSND encoded by the exons ATGGTCCGCACATTTAACATGAAATACTTGAAATATTGGTATATATTATCAAGTATTATTTACATGCTAGCATATACGGGCATTAAACAAATGACCCTTGTTGTTTTTCAACCGATAATATACCTAGCAGTAATCTTCTATGGCGGTGGAAAAACCATTCTATGGACGCTCAGTATTGGTTTACTATTTTGCTTTAATGTTATGAAATACAAAAACTTCTTCTGGGATATTTTTGATGCTGAAAATTTTTATGATGAAGAGATATATTTGACGCTAGTATGTACTTCATGGATTGAACTGAGATGCATCAGTTTCTGCATTGACTACATAGACATGAAACATAAATTGAATGTCACTAAAATCGATGTTGTGACCAACATGTTAAGTTACATATTTTACTTGCCCCTTATGCATACTGGACCTATAGTGCTAtatgaaaattttgaaaaaagctTATATGTTAAGAGCAATGATATAACAAAGAGAATGAAGGGATTCATAGTGGACATGATTCTATTTTCAATATATACTTTTCTACTGGATCTAGCTttccattatatttatttttatgctaTGCAGAATGAAATAgag CCATACTACAGTTGGATGGCTAGTAAG gcaaTCACAGACCTACCTACCATGGCTCTATGCGGCGGAGGGCTATGGATGGGTTTGGAGTTCCACATGAAATACGTCATATTCTACGGCACTACGTCGGCATTCGCGCGGCTCGACAATATAGAAGCCCCGCCGAACCCGAGGTGTATAGCCAGGGTACACGTGTATTCACACATGTGGAGATATTTTGATGTTGGACTGTACAAATTTTTGATAAA ATATATCTACAAACCCAGCCTCAGCGTAATACCAAGATATATAAATTTACCAGTGACAATCCTCAAATTGACTGCAtcattttttacatttatatttatcttTTTCTGGCACGGCACTGTCTGGGACATATTTGTTTGGTCGGCACTTAATTTTATAGGCATCACCTTAGAACAACTGGGTAAATCTGCTGCAACCACTGAAACATATAAATGGTTCAAGAAAGAAGTGTTACGAACAGATGAAATGGAGATACGATTTTTAGCTATGGTATGCACTCCTCTATTGATAATGTCGGCTATATCGAACTTTTACTTATTTGCGGGTAGTAAGGTAGccaatatattttttgcatgtTTCCTTCAACCTTCGTCGTGGAACTCTGTGATAGTGACCTTAGCAATGTACAGTTGCTGTCACGTTTCTATAGCCCTTCAAAACGTCCCTTCCAGAACATATATTGATTACGAAAACTCGAATTTGAAGCCCGCAAAATTATGCAAAAAATCTAATGACTAA
- the LOC134680175 gene encoding endoribonuclease CG2145-like: protein MKCAIVLLLCLAACQADDLASAAGQIFNNILPNLIKNQATSSDGNSAQNTLQQIGTVVGGVVDYAKTKSYEDLLKTVQDSTTDEDLLRVSEEMFNADINNAFNYIQVNLQGQTSPMSKDDKAPANLLAVSDNVWNGPTIKPFVALFDNYHKNVIRPEFVTPNEESEQTTYINTILATGPIRSLMSFLVSKGLTQLNEYQEQVNLLKKIWFTKYARHWTGLCKCSCAFENIFMAELKSNDVLGLHSWLFFAKREQDHKANYLGYVSKLDLAGKGLILKQHSILSETKDAPEVTMFVGTSPELETALYTLCFMARPDGQCRLRYNNVPFTIQTKTLKSENVKLIDTAYPVF from the exons ATGAAGTGTGCTATAGTCCTCCTTCTGTGTCTAGCGGCCTGCCAAGCCGATGACCTAGCCTCCGCCGCCGGTCAAATCTTCAACAATATCCTTCCCAATCTCATCAAAAACCAGGCGACTTCTAGTGACGGAAACAGCGCCCAAAACACTCTCCAACAAATCGGTACTGTAGTCGGCGGTGTAGTGGATTATGCCAAGACAAAGAGCTATGAAGACCTTCTCAAAACAGTGCAGGACTCCACGACGGACGAAGATTTGCTGCGAGTCAGTGAAGAGATGTTCAACGCTGATATTAATAATGCATTCAACTACATCCAAGTGAACCTGCAGGGCCAAACCAGCCCCATGTCTAAGGACGATAAGGCTCCTGCTAA CCTCCTAGCTGTTAGCGATAACGTTTGGAACGGACCAACTATCAAACCATTCGTGGCTCTTTTCGACAACTACCACAAGAATGTCATTAGGCCAGAGTTCGTCACCCCTAAT GAAGAGTCCGAGCAAACTACTTACATCAACACTATTTTAGCGACCGGACCTATTAGGAGTCTTATGTCCTTCCTAGTAAGCAAAG GCTTGACTCAGCTGAATGAATACCAGGAACAAGTAAACCTGTTGAAGAAGATTTGGTTCACCAAGTACGCGCGCCACTGGACCGGTCTGTGCAAGTGCAGTTGTGCCTTCGAGAACATCTTCATGGCTGAACTCAAGTCCAATGATGTGTTAG GTCTGCATAGTTGGCTGTTCTTCGCTAAGCGAGAACAAGACCACAAAGCCAACTACCTGGGCTACGTCTCCAAACTTGACTTGGCTGGA AAAGGACTAATTCTGAAGCAGCACTCCATCCTCAGTGAAACGAAGGATGCTCCCGAAGTGACCATGTTCGTGGGAACCTCCCCCGAGCTCGAGACGGCCCTGTATACCCTCTGCTTCATGGCTCGCCCTGACGGACAGTGCAGGCTGCGTTACAACAACGTGCCGTTCACCATTCAGACCAAGACTCTCAAGTCGGAGAACGTCAAGCTTATAGACACCGCGTACCCAGTGTTCTAA